A single genomic interval of Brevibacillus brevis harbors:
- a CDS encoding PhzF family phenazine biosynthesis protein — protein MNHVSVYHVDAFTREPFAGNPAGVIPEAGTLTLQQMQKIANELNLPESAFLMPSDHPEADFRIRYFSPSVEIDFCGHATVGSAWLLATERGWLEKGSRIVFETNVGLIPVQLVREDGQLQRVEMTQIKPSVKEIDLDREEVARLVGITLADLDDRYPMKLASTGNRHLLVPVRTRQAIDAAQPLFSSLAEMNREHSITTTHLFTCDAPEGYDLYTRDFAPAIGIAEDPVTGAANGALAGYLALEERLPAGKVTQLVVGQGHAIGRPGKLYVTVDRSGEEPVIRVAGEAHLTIAGQMRV, from the coding sequence ATGAATCATGTGAGTGTATACCATGTGGACGCCTTTACGAGAGAGCCGTTTGCAGGCAATCCAGCAGGTGTCATCCCGGAAGCAGGTACTTTGACTTTACAACAAATGCAGAAAATTGCCAATGAGTTGAATCTTCCTGAGTCTGCCTTTTTGATGCCGTCCGACCATCCGGAAGCAGATTTTCGTATTCGTTACTTTTCTCCTTCCGTTGAGATCGATTTCTGCGGCCATGCGACAGTGGGTTCTGCTTGGCTATTGGCGACAGAACGCGGATGGTTGGAAAAGGGAAGCCGTATCGTGTTTGAGACAAACGTTGGGTTGATTCCTGTTCAATTGGTGAGGGAGGATGGTCAGTTACAGCGAGTGGAAATGACTCAAATCAAGCCTTCTGTGAAGGAAATTGATTTAGACAGAGAAGAGGTAGCGAGGCTGGTTGGTATTACACTGGCTGATCTGGACGATCGCTATCCGATGAAGCTCGCTTCCACAGGTAATAGGCATCTACTCGTTCCAGTCCGCACTCGTCAGGCAATCGATGCAGCGCAGCCATTGTTCTCTTCACTAGCAGAAATGAACAGGGAACACAGTATCACAACCACCCATTTGTTTACGTGTGATGCTCCTGAAGGCTATGACTTGTATACAAGGGATTTTGCGCCTGCAATCGGGATTGCGGAGGACCCTGTAACAGGTGCTGCAAACGGGGCACTGGCTGGCTATTTGGCATTGGAAGAAAGGCTACCTGCTGGAAAAGTGACACAGCTCGTTGTAGGGCAAGGACATGCGATTGGTCGGCCAGGAAAGCTGTATGTAACGGTTGATCGATCTGGAGAGGAGCCGGTTATTCGGGTAGCAGGTGAGGCGCATTTGACGATCGCGGGGCAGATGAGGGTTTAA
- a CDS encoding LysR family transcriptional regulator, producing MTLFQMEVLVAVTNAGNFTRAGEQIGLSQSGVSHTIGALEKELGISLFTRNRSGVKLTTAGEKIVAAARTILENVSLIKQVAAESSEHLEAMLRIASFPSVTAQLLPKLLKAMQSRYPHIQTKLYEGSYQEINEWVRSGVVDVGFHVWPDDELEGILLTTDALHAVVPANHPLATERSLTLEQLACESFLMPMAGCHLLIGAEFAKAGLTPNVSYEIADNTTILAMVESGVGVTVVPSLTLPTQLPDVAVIQITPPLSRQIGLAVRSLREAPPAVQAFLREAERIAPTL from the coding sequence ATGACTTTGTTTCAGATGGAAGTCCTTGTGGCGGTCACGAACGCTGGTAACTTCACGCGAGCAGGAGAACAAATCGGATTGAGCCAGTCGGGAGTGAGTCATACCATCGGCGCACTGGAGAAGGAGCTTGGCATTTCCTTGTTCACCCGCAATCGCAGCGGTGTTAAGCTGACCACAGCCGGTGAAAAAATTGTCGCCGCTGCCCGGACCATATTGGAAAACGTCTCGCTGATAAAACAGGTGGCTGCCGAATCAAGCGAGCATTTGGAGGCAATGCTCCGGATTGCTTCTTTTCCCAGCGTAACCGCTCAACTCCTGCCTAAATTGCTAAAGGCGATGCAGAGTCGCTATCCGCATATCCAAACAAAGCTATATGAAGGAAGCTATCAAGAAATCAACGAATGGGTTCGCTCAGGGGTTGTCGATGTCGGTTTTCATGTGTGGCCCGATGACGAGCTGGAGGGAATCCTGCTGACGACAGACGCCCTGCATGCTGTCGTGCCAGCCAATCATCCTCTGGCAACGGAGCGCTCGCTTACCTTGGAGCAATTAGCCTGTGAATCGTTTCTCATGCCCATGGCGGGCTGTCACTTGTTGATTGGCGCGGAGTTTGCCAAGGCTGGGCTTACGCCGAATGTTTCCTATGAAATCGCCGACAATACAACGATACTGGCCATGGTAGAAAGCGGTGTCGGGGTGACAGTCGTGCCGTCACTGACTCTACCCACGCAACTACCCGATGTCGCTGTCATACAAATCACGCCGCCTCTCTCCCGGCAAATCGGCTTGGCTGTACGTTCGCTTCGTGAAGCCCCACCTGCCGTTCAAGCTTTTTTGCGGGAAGCAGAGCGCATTGCACCCACACTATAA